A genomic stretch from Thermoanaerobaculia bacterium includes:
- the rpmE gene encoding 50S ribosomal protein L31, producing MKQNIHPEYQEVLVHCACGETFTTRSTKKELRLEICSKCHPFFTGKQKLVDSAGRVERFQKRYQKRA from the coding sequence ATGAAGCAGAACATCCATCCCGAATACCAGGAAGTGCTCGTTCACTGCGCGTGCGGCGAGACGTTCACGACGCGCTCGACGAAGAAAGAGCTGCGTCTCGAGATCTGCAGCAAGTGCCACCCGTTCTTCACCGGTAAGCAGAAGCTCGTCGACTCCGCCGGACGCGTGGAACGCTTCCAGAAGCGCTATCAGAAGCGGGCCTGA
- a CDS encoding DUF1385 domain-containing protein: MAEDAYALNPDMLVGGQAVLDGVMMRSARGFAVAVRRPDGTVAVDRAPVPSPARNFPVLKLPILRGSAVLLQSLFLGFRALSFAAHHSVAPEDRPAGSSDRATSAAIAGAMAFAVLLGIGLFLFLPLLLTNAIKGRLDGGMGTFAFNAVDGGIRVLLFFAYLIAISRMRDIQRVFEYHGAEHKVVYTFEAGESLTVENARVKSRLHPRCGTSFLLFVLALSVALFAFVPSSAPLAVKLASRLVLIPVIAGLAYETIRFSSRHVGNPVLRLLIAPGLLLQKITTREPDDAQIEIALTALREALVFDAAEPARAAVL, from the coding sequence GTGGCCGAAGACGCCTACGCGCTCAATCCGGACATGCTCGTCGGCGGCCAGGCGGTCCTCGACGGCGTCATGATGCGGTCGGCGCGGGGTTTCGCCGTCGCCGTCCGGCGCCCCGACGGAACCGTCGCGGTCGACCGCGCGCCCGTGCCCTCGCCCGCCCGGAACTTCCCCGTCCTGAAGCTGCCGATCCTCCGCGGATCGGCGGTCCTCCTCCAGTCGCTCTTCCTCGGGTTTCGCGCGCTGTCGTTCGCCGCCCACCACTCGGTCGCCCCGGAGGATCGCCCGGCGGGATCGAGCGACCGCGCGACGTCGGCGGCGATCGCCGGCGCGATGGCGTTCGCGGTGCTCCTCGGGATCGGGCTGTTCCTGTTCCTGCCGCTCCTCCTCACGAACGCGATCAAGGGACGTCTCGACGGCGGGATGGGGACGTTCGCGTTCAACGCCGTCGACGGCGGGATCCGGGTGCTCCTCTTCTTCGCGTACCTGATCGCGATCTCGCGGATGCGCGACATCCAGCGGGTCTTCGAATACCACGGGGCCGAGCACAAGGTGGTGTACACGTTCGAAGCGGGCGAGAGCCTCACGGTCGAGAACGCCCGGGTGAAATCGCGGCTCCATCCGCGTTGCGGAACGTCGTTCCTGCTCTTCGTGCTCGCGCTCTCGGTCGCGCTCTTCGCGTTCGTCCCCTCGTCGGCGCCGCTCGCCGTCAAGCTCGCCTCGCGCCTCGTGCTGATCCCCGTGATCGCCGGGCTCGCGTACGAGACGATTCGTTTCTCGTCGCGGCACGTCGGCAATCCGGTGCTTCGCCTCCTGATCGCCCCCGGACTCCTCCTCCAGAAGATCACGACGCGCGAGCCGGACGACGCCCAGATCGAGATCGCCCTGACCGCGCTCCGCGAGGCGCTCGTCTTCGACGCCGCCGAGCCCGCGCGCGCCGCCGTTCTGTAG
- the prfA gene encoding peptide chain release factor 1 produces the protein MIEKLQEIESQYAAIQRRLEDPAVAQDYAAVRDAQKALAEFEPIVEKYRAYRKAAADLDGAREVLASLPPGDELQEMAAAEAEELRARIASIEEELRLLLVPRDPNDSRNVILEIRGGTGGEEASLFAADLLRMYQRYAESRRWKFEMIDLEETGLRGVKSATAIIEGEGAYSRLKYEGGVHRVQRVPQTEASGRIHTSAATVAVMPEAEDVDVEVHEKDLRVDRFCASGPGGQGVNTTYSAVRLTHLPTGIVVQCQDERSQIKNKAKALRVLKARLLEVEREKQQGSIAAERKKMVGSGDRSEKIRTYNFPQSRVTDHRIGLTSHRLQEILDGRLDELVEPLTQHFRAEKLKEQLSRA, from the coding sequence ATGATCGAAAAACTCCAGGAAATCGAAAGCCAGTACGCGGCGATCCAGCGTCGCCTCGAGGACCCGGCCGTCGCGCAGGACTACGCCGCGGTCCGCGACGCCCAGAAGGCGCTCGCCGAGTTCGAGCCGATCGTCGAGAAGTACCGGGCCTACCGGAAGGCGGCCGCCGATCTCGACGGCGCGCGGGAGGTTCTCGCCTCCCTCCCGCCGGGCGACGAGCTCCAGGAGATGGCGGCGGCCGAGGCCGAGGAGCTTCGCGCGAGGATCGCCTCGATCGAGGAAGAGCTGCGGCTCCTGCTCGTGCCCCGGGACCCGAACGACTCCCGCAACGTGATCCTCGAGATCCGGGGCGGCACCGGCGGCGAGGAAGCCTCGCTCTTCGCGGCGGACCTCCTGCGGATGTACCAGCGCTACGCGGAGAGCCGCCGATGGAAGTTCGAGATGATCGATCTCGAGGAGACGGGCCTCCGCGGAGTGAAGTCCGCGACCGCGATCATCGAAGGAGAGGGCGCGTACTCGCGGCTGAAGTACGAAGGAGGAGTCCATCGCGTCCAGCGGGTGCCGCAGACGGAGGCCTCCGGCCGGATCCACACCTCCGCGGCGACCGTCGCGGTGATGCCGGAAGCGGAAGACGTCGACGTCGAGGTCCACGAGAAGGATCTCCGGGTCGACCGCTTCTGCGCCTCCGGGCCGGGCGGGCAGGGGGTCAACACGACCTACTCCGCGGTGCGGCTGACCCACCTCCCCACCGGAATCGTCGTCCAGTGCCAGGACGAACGCTCGCAGATCAAGAACAAGGCGAAGGCCCTCCGGGTCCTCAAGGCGCGCCTCCTCGAGGTCGAACGCGAGAAGCAGCAGGGATCGATCGCCGCGGAACGCAAGAAGATGGTCGGATCCGGCGACCGATCCGAAAAGATCCGTACTTACAACTTTCCGCAGTCCCGCGTGACCGACCACCGGATCGGCCTCACGTCGCACCGCCTCCAGGAGATCCTCGACGGGCGCCTCGACGAGCTGGTCGAGCCCCTCACGCAGCATTTCCGCGCCGAGAAGCTCAAGGAGCAGCTCTCCCGGGCGTGA